In Chthoniobacterales bacterium, a single window of DNA contains:
- a CDS encoding glycosyltransferase has product MPKVASYCTVFLKPEMLHIYRQVTGLKRYENVVITKTRQHQADFPFEPVVKLDKPSINLLKRLVSKYIYKKTAFIYRGEYAVLESALKVHQPDLLHIYFGHTGVHLLPFIEESKMPCAVSFHGADVMPRADRPEYLGNLKKLLQIIPIAMARSESLAVRLRDLGCPAEKIRINRTGIPLDQLKYIDRSSHGKVPLRFIQACRLIEKKGLRTTIEAFSKIRRQLPGSTLVIAGAGPMAEELASLVARLGLAPYVQFVGFLDQAALREWYANSDIFVHPSEITAQSDQEGVPNSLLEAMATGLPVVATIHGGIPEAVEHGKTGLLVPEKDVTALAAAMLELGQDFSRRLSMGQVAAASVRENFEQGAQIAKLESYYDEAIQIAGSR; this is encoded by the coding sequence ATGCCGAAAGTTGCCAGTTACTGCACGGTTTTCCTCAAGCCGGAGATGCTGCATATCTACCGGCAGGTCACTGGATTGAAGCGATATGAAAATGTCGTCATCACCAAGACACGTCAACACCAGGCAGACTTCCCTTTCGAACCTGTAGTAAAATTGGATAAACCGAGTATCAACCTGCTTAAGCGTCTGGTCTCCAAGTATATCTACAAAAAAACTGCCTTCATTTACCGTGGTGAATATGCGGTTCTGGAGAGTGCACTCAAAGTCCATCAGCCGGACCTCCTCCATATCTATTTTGGGCACACCGGAGTGCATCTTTTGCCGTTCATCGAGGAGTCGAAAATGCCCTGCGCGGTGTCTTTTCATGGTGCTGACGTGATGCCTCGCGCAGATCGCCCCGAGTATTTGGGAAACCTCAAAAAATTATTACAAATCATCCCCATTGCGATGGCGAGATCGGAGTCGCTGGCAGTTCGCTTGAGGGACTTGGGTTGTCCTGCTGAAAAAATACGGATCAACCGCACCGGTATTCCGCTCGATCAATTGAAATATATCGACAGGTCATCACATGGGAAGGTGCCTCTGCGGTTTATCCAAGCCTGCCGATTGATTGAAAAGAAAGGGCTTCGCACCACCATCGAGGCATTTTCTAAGATTCGCCGCCAGTTGCCCGGGAGCACATTGGTAATCGCCGGCGCAGGTCCGATGGCGGAAGAACTCGCCAGCTTGGTGGCTCGACTCGGACTCGCTCCTTACGTTCAGTTTGTCGGATTTTTGGATCAAGCAGCTCTGCGGGAATGGTATGCGAATTCCGACATTTTTGTTCATCCCAGCGAAATCACGGCTCAGTCGGATCAGGAAGGCGTGCCGAATTCGCTCCTTGAGGCCATGGCCACGGGTTTGCCTGTGGTGGCGACCATTCACGGCGGAATCCCCGAGGCGGTGGAACATGGAAAAACCGGTCTCCTGGTTCCAGAAAAGGATGTAACTGCACTCGCTGCGGCCATGCTGGAGCTGGGGCAGGATTTTTCCCGTCGTCTTTCGATGGGACAGGTAGCGGCGGCATCCGTCCGGGAAAATTTCGAGCAAGGCGCGCAAATCGCCAAGCTGGAGAGCTATTATGATGAAGCCATTCAAATCGCCGGAAGCCGCTGA
- a CDS encoding phosphoadenosine phosphosulfate reductase family protein — translation MTAEEITQANVLLRDRSPLEIVRWAIEQANGRAIVSTNFRPYEAVVLHLATQVQPDIPVLWVDHGYNKPATYRHAEEVKNLLKLNIQAFVPRVTTAHYDAIYGGAPEPTPENEERIKAFSTTMKLEPFQRGMRELAPTIWITGLREVQNPNRAGLDIVSADGNFGSLKISPVFRWTDRDMHAYCQEHSLPNEWDYFDPAKADEKRECGLHAAWGGAAVKV, via the coding sequence ATGACTGCTGAAGAAATCACTCAGGCAAATGTGCTGCTCCGCGACCGATCTCCGCTGGAAATCGTTCGCTGGGCCATCGAACAGGCGAATGGACGGGCCATTGTTTCCACCAATTTCCGGCCTTACGAAGCCGTCGTTTTGCACCTCGCCACTCAAGTGCAGCCCGATATTCCGGTGCTTTGGGTCGATCATGGCTACAACAAGCCCGCGACTTACCGGCACGCGGAAGAGGTGAAAAATCTGCTTAAGCTGAACATTCAAGCCTTCGTCCCGCGAGTCACCACGGCGCACTACGATGCCATTTACGGCGGTGCGCCCGAGCCGACGCCTGAAAACGAGGAGCGGATCAAAGCCTTCAGCACCACGATGAAACTCGAGCCTTTTCAGCGCGGAATGCGCGAGCTTGCGCCGACGATTTGGATCACCGGCCTGCGGGAAGTGCAGAACCCGAACCGCGCCGGGCTCGACATCGTCAGCGCAGACGGAAACTTCGGTTCACTGAAAATCAGCCCTGTCTTTCGCTGGACCGACCGCGACATGCACGCCTATTGCCAGGAGCATTCGCTACCGAACGAGTGGGATTATTTCGATCCAGCCAAGGCCGACGAAAAGCGCGAGTGCGGCCTGCATGCAGCCTGGGGCGGAGCGGCGGTGAAAGTATGA
- the cysD gene encoding sulfate adenylyltransferase subunit CysD has translation MSAVTSYQLDHLDYLETEAIHVMREVAAEFERPALLFSGGKDSICLLRLAEKAFRPSDIPMPFLNVDTGHHFPELNVFRDKRAAELGGKLIIRKVEDAIAAGIAHPSPGEVSRNRLQIPTLLAALEEFQFDCAIGGARRDEEKARAKERFFSFRDAFGQWDPKNQRPEIWNLYNARVNPGENMRVFPLSNWTEMDVWEYIKREQLEVPTIYFSHRRQSVRRGGQWLPVSEILPPKDKEEVRELTVRVRTIGDIISTGLVESPANTVDDIIAEIAAARVTERGSRADDKSSEAAMEDRKKQGYF, from the coding sequence ATGAGTGCCGTGACTTCCTACCAACTCGATCACCTCGATTATCTGGAAACCGAAGCCATCCATGTGATGCGCGAGGTTGCGGCCGAGTTTGAGCGGCCCGCGCTGCTTTTTTCGGGCGGAAAAGATTCCATCTGCCTCCTGCGCCTCGCAGAAAAAGCGTTTCGTCCATCGGACATTCCGATGCCGTTTCTCAACGTGGACACCGGCCACCATTTTCCCGAGTTGAATGTATTTCGCGACAAACGCGCCGCAGAACTCGGCGGCAAACTGATCATCCGCAAAGTTGAGGACGCCATTGCCGCAGGTATCGCGCATCCTTCGCCCGGCGAAGTGAGCCGCAATCGACTGCAAATTCCCACGCTGCTCGCGGCGCTGGAGGAGTTTCAATTCGATTGCGCCATCGGCGGTGCCCGGCGCGATGAGGAAAAAGCGCGGGCCAAGGAACGTTTCTTCAGTTTCCGCGATGCCTTTGGCCAATGGGATCCGAAAAACCAGCGCCCCGAAATCTGGAATCTCTACAACGCCCGCGTGAATCCCGGCGAAAACATGCGCGTTTTTCCGCTCTCCAACTGGACCGAAATGGACGTCTGGGAATACATCAAGCGCGAGCAACTCGAAGTGCCGACCATCTATTTTTCCCACCGCCGCCAGTCCGTTCGCCGGGGCGGCCAGTGGCTCCCGGTCAGCGAAATTCTGCCGCCGAAGGACAAGGAGGAAGTGCGCGAACTCACCGTCCGCGTCCGCACCATCGGCGACATCATCAGCACCGGACTCGTCGAAAGTCCGGCTAACACCGTCGATGACATCATTGCCGAAATTGCCGCCGCTCGTGTGACCGAACGCGGCTCGCGTGCCGACGACAAATCGAGTGAGGCCGCGATGGAAGACCGCAAAAAGCAGGGGTATTTCTAA
- a CDS encoding GTP-binding protein, translating into MSQTTTGHPVELLRFNTCGSVDDGKSTLIGRLLYDTKSLMEDQIEALERSADITGGGQINLANLTDGLRAEREQGITIDVAYRYFATPRRKFIVADTPGHIQYTRNMVTGASTANLSVILVDARHGVIEQTRRHTCIAALLGIPHLVVAVNKMDLVDWSQERFLEIRDAIEGFLPKLDMAKDVKFIPISALSGDNVVGPSDKTPWYEGPSLLHHLETVHIASDVNLTAFRMPVQWVNRPNNPTDHSLHDFRGLSGQIAGGIVRRGEKIMVLPSGLKSTVKSIWTLDGELDEAFAPQSVTLCLEDDLDVSRGDMIIGLDNLPGMGTELRARVCWMHPRPLQRGNKYFLKHTSQTVQAAVTSIESCIDIRTFEHEPAPAQLAMNGIGEIRLRTAKPLVFDGYGTNRLTGSFILIEQGTNHTVAAGMLFPPTEPVKPEYNDFAI; encoded by the coding sequence ATGAGCCAAACCACCACCGGACATCCCGTCGAACTCCTCCGCTTCAACACCTGCGGCTCCGTCGATGACGGAAAATCCACTCTCATCGGCCGTCTTTTATACGACACAAAGTCGCTGATGGAGGACCAAATCGAGGCGCTGGAACGCTCCGCCGACATTACCGGCGGCGGACAGATCAATCTCGCCAATCTCACCGATGGCCTTCGCGCCGAACGCGAACAGGGCATCACCATCGACGTCGCGTATCGTTATTTCGCCACGCCGCGGCGCAAATTCATCGTCGCCGACACGCCTGGCCACATCCAATACACGCGCAACATGGTCACCGGCGCGAGCACGGCCAACCTCTCCGTCATCCTCGTCGATGCGCGGCATGGCGTGATCGAGCAAACCCGCCGCCATACCTGCATCGCGGCGCTGCTCGGCATTCCGCATCTCGTCGTCGCCGTGAATAAAATGGATCTCGTCGACTGGAGCCAAGAGCGTTTCCTCGAAATCCGCGACGCCATCGAGGGTTTCCTGCCCAAGCTCGACATGGCGAAGGACGTAAAATTTATCCCGATCAGCGCGCTCAGTGGTGATAATGTCGTTGGTCCATCCGACAAGACTCCGTGGTATGAGGGGCCGAGTTTGCTGCACCATCTGGAGACCGTCCACATCGCCAGCGACGTGAACCTCACCGCCTTCCGGATGCCCGTGCAATGGGTCAATCGCCCAAACAATCCCACGGATCATTCGCTCCACGATTTCCGCGGTCTCAGTGGGCAAATCGCTGGCGGCATCGTCCGGCGTGGGGAAAAAATCATGGTTCTCCCAAGCGGGTTAAAAAGCACGGTGAAAAGCATCTGGACGCTCGACGGCGAACTCGACGAGGCGTTCGCCCCACAATCCGTCACGCTCTGCCTTGAGGACGACTTGGACGTGAGCCGCGGCGACATGATCATCGGTCTCGACAACCTCCCCGGCATGGGCACCGAACTGCGCGCCCGCGTCTGCTGGATGCACCCGCGTCCACTGCAGCGCGGCAACAAATATTTCCTCAAGCACACTTCGCAGACTGTCCAGGCGGCGGTCACGAGCATCGAGAGTTGCATCGATATCCGCACGTTCGAGCACGAACCAGCGCCCGCGCAGCTCGCGATGAATGGTATTGGCGAAATTCGCCTGCGCACTGCGAAGCCGCTTGTTTTTGACGGCTACGGCACCAACCGGCTCACCGGCTCTTTCATCCTGATCGAGCAGGGGACGAACCACACCGTCGCCGCCGGAATGCTCTTCCCGCCGACGGAACCCGTGAAGCCAGAATACAACGATTTCGCGATCTAA
- a CDS encoding sugar phosphate isomerase/epimerase yields MKLLLFRSLWTNGFDLDTALDDCKTGRFDGIEGPVPSDSQEREIFSAKLSDAGVPFIAEICTAGGYVPKRIATVEQHLEDFRRKLEVSLECVPLFLTSLAGCDAWPLARSVEFFGRAMDFAAASGVAVGFETHRSRSTFNPWTTRDLLTELPALRLTCDYSHWCCVCERLIDTEPDVLALCAGRAQHVHARVGYDQGPQVPHPAAPEYLAALEAHERWWKMIWLAHARAGREFTTMTPEFGPDGYLQAAPFSQKPVADLDEINRWMADRMRATFAAAELDSNLT; encoded by the coding sequence ATGAAACTCCTCCTTTTTCGCTCGCTCTGGACCAATGGCTTCGACCTCGACACGGCGCTGGACGATTGCAAAACGGGCCGTTTCGACGGCATCGAGGGACCCGTTCCCAGCGACTCTCAAGAGCGGGAAATTTTCTCGGCGAAACTGAGCGATGCGGGCGTTCCTTTCATCGCGGAAATTTGCACCGCTGGCGGTTATGTTCCTAAGAGAATAGCCACCGTCGAACAGCATTTGGAGGATTTTCGCCGCAAGTTAGAAGTCTCCCTCGAATGCGTGCCGCTGTTTCTAACCTCGCTCGCCGGATGCGATGCCTGGCCGCTCGCGCGAAGCGTGGAATTCTTCGGACGCGCCATGGATTTCGCCGCTGCCAGTGGAGTCGCAGTCGGCTTTGAAACGCATCGCAGTCGATCCACTTTTAATCCATGGACCACGCGCGATCTTCTCACCGAGCTGCCTGCGCTGCGGCTCACCTGCGACTACTCGCATTGGTGCTGCGTCTGCGAGCGGTTGATCGACACCGAGCCGGACGTGCTGGCACTATGCGCCGGTCGCGCCCAGCACGTTCACGCTCGGGTCGGCTACGATCAAGGGCCGCAGGTGCCGCATCCCGCCGCGCCGGAATATCTCGCAGCGTTGGAAGCCCACGAGCGCTGGTGGAAAATGATCTGGCTGGCCCACGCCCGTGCGGGACGCGAATTCACGACGATGACGCCGGAGTTTGGGCCGGATGGATATTTGCAGGCGGCTCCGTTTTCGCAAAAACCGGTGGCCGATCTGGACGAGATCAACCGCTGGATGGCGGACCGGATGCGCGCGACGTTTGCCGCAGCGGAGTTAGATTCGAATCTAACTTAG
- a CDS encoding formylglycine-generating enzyme family protein produces MTLQLREFQADELGEFIMGENAGDKFANDTERPAHQVRLERPFALGKFLVTVGAYRLFAPDHAPNEDVEWPVVNVSWIAAQSYCEWLSERSGLACRLPSEAEWEFACRAGSQTPFAIGNELTAQDANFLFSEYGERIGAGHRTRVGAFPANAFGLHDLHGNVCEWVADAWHPNYRGAPANGSAWTADGDETRRAIRGGAWDYLPRLLRSAWRDSFPADQRRDNIGFRIACDL; encoded by the coding sequence ATGACGTTGCAACTCCGCGAGTTTCAAGCGGATGAACTCGGCGAATTTATCATGGGAGAAAACGCAGGGGACAAGTTTGCCAATGACACGGAGCGTCCGGCGCATCAGGTGAGGTTAGAACGTCCATTTGCCTTGGGGAAGTTTCTAGTGACGGTCGGCGCGTATCGGCTTTTTGCCCCGGATCACGCGCCGAATGAGGACGTCGAATGGCCAGTGGTGAATGTTAGCTGGATCGCGGCGCAATCGTATTGCGAATGGCTCAGCGAACGAAGCGGTCTCGCGTGCCGTTTGCCCAGCGAGGCAGAGTGGGAATTTGCCTGTCGTGCTGGATCGCAAACGCCTTTTGCCATTGGAAATGAGCTGACTGCACAAGACGCGAATTTCCTTTTCTCCGAATACGGCGAACGCATTGGAGCCGGCCACCGCACGCGAGTTGGAGCGTTTCCTGCGAATGCTTTTGGCCTTCACGACTTGCATGGAAACGTCTGCGAATGGGTTGCGGACGCGTGGCATCCTAACTATCGCGGCGCACCAGCCAACGGCTCGGCTTGGACTGCTGACGGCGATGAAACCCGGCGCGCGATTCGTGGAGGCGCATGGGATTATCTGCCCCGGCTGCTGCGCTCGGCCTGGCGCGATTCTTTTCCGGCGGACCAGCGCCGCGACAACATCGGTTTCCGCATCGCCTGCGACCTCTAG
- a CDS encoding SRPBCC family protein yields the protein MISLGELQRQIVETAALPLNQAKTLPAPAYVSEKFFAWEADHVLRQEWQCVAHISQIPAPGDFLNLELLGDPLIVVHGKDGVVRTLSRVCPHRSMDIMPEGFGYDGHTLTEVREGKPDCGHTRLFLCPYHAWTFELDGHLKACPEMQQAEGFSRDDFSLMPFRCETWNGFIFVNLSGDAAPLHTDLTEITADLAAFNLAEMKVGIALDWDCPFNWKVLVENFMESYHHLGIHHKTLQPLMPARDTWTEQERRRYIRAHLPYKESMRADLQEIAASLPHLRGLNEAQRNQWGLFLIYPTFLLATAHDRVIWYRLQPLGANRLKLLTTTLFSAEALQREDYLTLREQAVESLTTFHMEDMEVCTGVQRGLASSGWQQGRLSHLEMTVWLFYRYLAARIRGVWPTDDHEPAPSQRP from the coding sequence ATGATTTCACTGGGAGAACTCCAGCGGCAGATTGTGGAGACCGCCGCGCTGCCGCTGAACCAGGCCAAGACGCTTCCCGCACCAGCGTATGTTAGCGAGAAATTTTTTGCCTGGGAGGCCGATCACGTTTTGCGCCAGGAGTGGCAATGCGTCGCGCATATTTCGCAGATTCCCGCGCCTGGCGATTTCCTGAATCTCGAATTGTTAGGGGACCCGCTGATCGTCGTTCATGGCAAGGATGGCGTGGTTCGCACGCTCTCGCGCGTCTGTCCGCATCGCTCGATGGACATCATGCCGGAGGGCTTCGGCTACGACGGCCACACGCTGACCGAGGTGCGCGAGGGTAAGCCGGATTGCGGTCACACCCGGCTCTTTTTGTGTCCGTATCACGCCTGGACATTTGAGTTGGATGGTCATCTGAAGGCCTGTCCCGAGATGCAGCAGGCGGAGGGTTTTTCGCGCGATGACTTTTCTCTGATGCCCTTTCGCTGCGAGACTTGGAATGGCTTCATCTTTGTCAATCTCAGCGGGGACGCGGCTCCGCTGCATACAGATCTAACTGAAATCACAGCCGATCTGGCCGCCTTCAATCTGGCAGAAATGAAGGTCGGCATCGCACTCGATTGGGACTGTCCATTCAACTGGAAAGTGCTCGTGGAAAACTTCATGGAGAGCTATCACCACCTCGGCATCCATCACAAAACGCTCCAGCCTTTGATGCCCGCGCGCGACACCTGGACTGAGCAGGAACGCCGCCGCTACATCCGCGCGCATCTGCCTTACAAGGAATCGATGCGCGCCGATTTGCAGGAGATCGCCGCCAGCCTGCCGCATCTCCGCGGGTTGAATGAAGCCCAGCGAAACCAGTGGGGGCTGTTTCTCATTTACCCGACGTTTCTCCTCGCGACGGCGCACGATCGCGTGATCTGGTATCGCCTGCAACCGCTCGGCGCGAATCGACTCAAACTCCTAACCACGACGCTCTTTTCTGCGGAGGCGTTGCAGCGCGAGGACTATCTAACATTGCGCGAGCAAGCCGTCGAATCGCTGACGACTTTTCACATGGAAGACATGGAAGTCTGCACCGGCGTACAGCGCGGTCTGGCGTCTAGCGGATGGCAGCAAGGGCGGCTAAGTCACCTCGAAATGACGGTCTGGCTTTTCTATCGCTATCTCGCCGCACGGATTCGCGGAGTGTGGCCGACGGATGACCATGAACCCGCGCCCAGTCAGCGGCCATGA
- a CDS encoding polysaccharide deacetylase, producing the protein MQTMKLNENRYLPEPRFVWPDGARCAAMLCFDVDGETTVLSEDPALAQRRTLMSQCEYGPKIGVPRLLGLLEHLAVPATFFIPGYIAENHPRMVEAILTKGHEVGLHGYLHEKLAGLDEAKEEEILVRSIEILTRLTGAKPVGFRAPWFEINPWTPALLERHGVQYCASEMGDDVPYFHSNGLVEIPGQWMLEDWEQFAFNADPAWGFVPENCAKVYDLWWREFEATHDFGSCFVLTLHPWLSGRPSRVRLLEDLVGAMQKKDGVWFARGREIADYVRANPTARRELDFDVRSTP; encoded by the coding sequence ATGCAGACGATGAAGTTGAATGAAAATCGCTATCTGCCCGAGCCGCGTTTTGTCTGGCCCGACGGCGCCCGCTGCGCAGCCATGCTCTGCTTCGACGTGGATGGCGAGACGACCGTTCTGAGCGAGGATCCGGCGCTGGCGCAACGCCGCACGCTGATGTCGCAATGCGAGTACGGTCCGAAGATCGGCGTGCCGCGTTTGCTGGGCCTGCTGGAACATCTGGCTGTGCCGGCCACGTTTTTTATTCCGGGCTACATCGCGGAAAATCACCCACGGATGGTCGAGGCGATCCTAACCAAAGGGCACGAAGTCGGGTTGCATGGTTATCTGCACGAGAAACTGGCGGGTCTGGACGAAGCAAAGGAGGAGGAAATTCTCGTTCGCAGCATCGAGATTCTCACCCGGCTCACCGGCGCAAAGCCCGTGGGTTTTCGTGCGCCGTGGTTTGAGATCAACCCGTGGACGCCAGCGCTGTTGGAGCGGCACGGCGTGCAATATTGCGCCAGCGAAATGGGGGACGATGTTCCCTATTTTCACTCGAACGGACTCGTCGAAATCCCCGGCCAATGGATGCTGGAGGATTGGGAGCAGTTTGCCTTCAATGCCGATCCGGCCTGGGGTTTTGTGCCGGAGAATTGCGCAAAAGTTTACGATCTCTGGTGGCGCGAGTTTGAGGCGACGCACGACTTTGGGAGTTGTTTCGTACTAACGTTGCATCCGTGGTTGAGCGGGCGTCCGTCGCGCGTGCGATTGCTGGAGGATCTGGTCGGCGCGATGCAGAAAAAAGACGGCGTCTGGTTTGCCCGTGGGCGAGAGATTGCCGATTACGTGCGCGCCAATCCGACGGCACGACGCGAGTTAGATTTCGATGTTAGGAGCACACCATGA
- a CDS encoding ABC transporter ATP-binding protein: protein MLPTKLELPDYRQLAPEVAARFERIRQRPVILTVDSLKKSYGPTGSEHVVFDNVSLDVHRREFVTVIGPSGCGKSTFIRIVAGLDEASGGKMLLDGKPIGGPGPDRGMVFQGYTLFPWLTVRRNVMFGLEMQGKSHDEADRDARQWLDMVGLSKFENAYPHELSGGMKQRVAIARALAGNPRILIMDEPFGALDAQTRCQMQAYLLQIWKKVDVTILFITHDLEEAIYLSDRILVLGGTPGGVLEFIENPVPRPRTPVAFISAEFLAIKARLEELIHPITNFEEDKLPMIRMTHADDEVE from the coding sequence ATGTTGCCCACTAAGCTGGAACTCCCCGACTACAGGCAGCTCGCGCCGGAAGTCGCCGCGCGCTTCGAGCGCATCCGTCAGCGTCCGGTGATACTAACAGTCGATTCGCTGAAAAAATCCTACGGGCCGACTGGGTCGGAGCACGTGGTTTTTGACAACGTCTCGCTCGACGTGCATCGCCGCGAATTCGTCACCGTTATCGGACCTTCCGGCTGCGGCAAATCGACTTTCATTCGTATCGTGGCCGGCCTCGACGAAGCCAGCGGCGGCAAAATGCTGCTCGACGGCAAACCCATTGGCGGCCCCGGCCCGGATCGCGGCATGGTCTTCCAGGGCTACACCCTTTTTCCGTGGCTCACCGTCCGACGCAACGTCATGTTTGGCCTCGAAATGCAGGGCAAGTCGCATGACGAGGCCGATCGTGACGCCCGTCAATGGCTCGACATGGTCGGTCTCTCCAAGTTTGAAAATGCCTATCCGCACGAGCTTTCCGGCGGCATGAAGCAACGCGTCGCCATCGCCCGCGCCCTCGCCGGCAACCCGCGCATCCTCATCATGGACGAGCCATTCGGAGCGCTCGACGCCCAGACGCGCTGCCAGATGCAGGCGTATCTTCTCCAGATTTGGAAGAAGGTGGACGTCACCATTCTCTTCATCACACACGATCTGGAGGAGGCGATTTATTTATCCGATCGCATCTTAGTCCTCGGCGGCACACCCGGCGGCGTGCTCGAGTTCATAGAAAATCCGGTGCCGCGTCCGCGCACTCCGGTAGCCTTCATCTCCGCTGAATTCCTAGCGATCAAGGCACGCCTGGAGGAACTAATTCATCCTATTACTAACTTCGAGGAAGACAAGCTGCCGATGATTCGAATGACCCATGCAGACGATGAAGTTGAATGA